A stretch of Zootoca vivipara chromosome 13, rZooViv1.1, whole genome shotgun sequence DNA encodes these proteins:
- the LOC118078101 gene encoding vomeronasal type-2 receptor 26-like yields MTDSLPILHEWYEAGDLHIGGIASHIIYSLYEVSFREQPSQQLFDTAFLVTKFYQHVLALAFAVKEINENPRILPNVTLGFHIYDSYNNAKMTYHSTLELLFKSSKFVPNYKCDSQKNLLSIIGGYGSDTSFQMAEIIGHYKIPQLIYGSFPPEKDLSSLTRSFYCMVPNSALQYTGIIRLLKHFGWTWVGLFADDGNSGESFLHDIETLLRQNGICAAFTERIPQEPHSDSIDEMYETYLRLYAPFTDNTVSTFIMYGESVVIAWLRTVIFMRDPADQGLRSIRKVWIMTSEIDFILFDFQRGWDLQHFDGAICFTIHSNDPLGFKEYLQSRKPYCNLRDGFLMDFWEKAFDCKLQKSHVSIEGSETCTGEETLESLPGPQFEMRMTAHSYSIYNAVYVVAHALHVMYSYRSNYRSIMSRERFELLEVQPWQMHSYLQDISFNNSAGETVFFNEKGERSGGFDIMNMIMFPNNSFLRVKVGRVEDPRALEENGFMINEDLIVWHRSFNKLLPLSVCNEHCHLGYQKKRKEREQFCCYDCVPCPEGKVSNQTDLDDCFRCPEEEHASKDRNDCIPKTINFLSYQELLGISSAVIAVSFSLISAWVLGTFIKHRDTPIVKANNQDLTYTLLISLLLCFLSTLLFLGRPNTVTCLLRQPTFGIVFSMAVSCVLAKTITVVVAFMATKPGSKLRKWVGKKLSNSIVLSCTVIQASLCTVWLTTAPSFPDLDMNSVAEQIIVQCNEGSVSMFYSVLGYLGLLAIASFIVAFLARKLPDTFNEAKFITFSMLLFCSVWLSFVPTYLSTKGKDMVVVEIFSILCSSAGLLGCIFAPKCYIIMLRPQMNSREQLMRRKN; encoded by the exons ATGACCGATTCCCTCCCCATTCTACATGAATGGTATGAGGCAGGTGACCTTCACATTGGTGGGATTGCTTCACATATCATCTACTCTCTCTATGAAGTCTCCTTCAGAGAACAGCCATCACAGCAGCTCTTTGACACGGCATT TTTGGTGACAAAGTTCTATCAGCATgtcctggccttggcatttgctgtgaAAGAGATAAATGAGAATCCCAGGATCTTGCCTAATGTCACACTTGGGTTCCATATCTATGACAGCTACAACAATGCAAAGATGACCTACCATAGCACTCTTGAACTCCTCTTCAAATCCTCTAAGtttgtccccaactacaaatgtgacagCCAAAAAAATCTCCTAAGCATCATTGGAGGATATGGCTCTGATACCTCTTTCCAAATGGCTGAGATCATAGGCcactacaagattccacag CTCATCTATGGCTCATTTCCTCCAGAGAAAGATCTCTCAAGTCTTACCCGTTCCTTTTACTGCATGGTTCCCAACTCAGCTCTTCAGTACACCGGGATTATCAGACTTCTTAAACATTTTGGATGGACGTGGGTTGGGCTCTTTGCAGACGATGGAAACAGTGGAGAATCTTTCTTGCATGACATAGAGACCTTGCTTAGACAGAATGGAATTTGTGCAGCTTTCACAGAGAGAATCCCACAAGAACCTCATTCAGATAGTATTGATGAAATGTATGAGACGTACTTGAGATTGTATGCACCGTTCACAGATAATACAGTCAGTACATTTATAATGTATGGAGAATCTGTGGTAATCGCATGGCTGAGAACTGTTATATTTATGCGAGATCCTGCAGATCAGGGACTTAGATCAATTAGAAAAGTGTGGATTATGACATCTGAGATTGATTTCATATTATTTGACTTTCAAAGGGGTTGGGACCTTCAGCATTTTGATGGTGCCATTTGCTTCACAATTCACTCAAATGATCCTCTGGGGTTCAAGGAATATCTTCAGAGTAGAAAACCTTATTGTAACTTGAGAGATGGATTTCTCATGGACTTctgggagaaagcatttgactgtaAACTTCAAAAATCCCATGTCTCAATAGAAGGCAGTGAAACCTGCACTGGGGAAGAGActctggagagccttcctgggcCTCAGTTCGAAATGCGGATGACTGCCCACAGCTACAGcatctataatgctgtctatgttGTGGCCCATGCTCTTCACGTCATGTACTCATATCGATCCAACTATAGATCAATTATGAGCAGAGAAAGGTTTGAACTTCTAGAAgtgcagccttggcag ATGCACTCATATCTTCAAGACATTTCCTTTAATAACTCAGCTGGAGAGACGGTGTTCTTTAatgaaaaaggggaaaggagcGGTGGATTTGACATAATGAACATGATCATGTTTCCAAACAATTCTTTCCTTCGCGTGAAAGTTGGAAGGGTAGAGGATCCTAGAGCTCTGGAAGAAAATGGATTCATGATCAATGAAGATCTAATTGTTTGGCACAGGAGCTTTAACAAG TTGCTTCCCCTTTCTGTGTGCAACGAGCACTGCCACCTGGGAtatcagaagaaaaggaaggaaagagaacaattctgctgctatgattgtgttccatgtccagaagggaaagTTTCAAACCAGACTG ATCTTGACGACTGTTTCAGATGCCCAGAGGAAGAGCATGCAAGCAAAGACAGAAATGATTGCATCCCTAAGACAATAAACTTTCTATCTTACCAAGAGCTTTTAGGGATTAGTTCAGCCGTGATTGCTGTTTCCTTTTCCCTGATCTCAGCCTGGGTGTTGGGAACTTTTATTAAGCACAGAGACACTCctatagtcaaagccaacaaccaggACCTCACGTACACgctgctcatctccctcctgctctgcttcctctctacATTGCTCTTTCTTGGAAGACCTAACACAGTGACCTGCCTCCTCCGACAACCAActtttggcattgtcttctcaatggctgtttcttgtgtgttggccaaaaccatcaccGTGGTTGTAGCTTTCATGGCTACCAAACCAGGGTCCAAgctgaggaagtgggtggggaaaaaacTGAGCAactccattgtcctttcctgcacTGTTATCCAAGCAAGTCTTTGTACTGTATGGCTGACCACTGCTCCCTCATTCCCTGATTTAGACATGAACTCCGTAGCAGAGCaaatcattgtgcaatgtaatgaaggctccGTTTCAATGTTTTACTCCGTCCTGGGCTACTTGGGCCTCTTGGCTATTGCCAGCTTCATTGTGGCATTCTTAGCCCGCAAATTACCAGATAcgtttaatgaagccaagttcattacattcagcatgttgctcttttgcagtgtttggttgtcctttgttccaacctatctgagcaccaaagggaaggATATGGTAgtggtggagatcttctccatcctgtgctccagtgctgggttattgggctgcatctttgcccctaaatgctacatcataATGCTGAGGCCTCAGATGAATAGCAGAGAGCAACTCATGAGGAGAAAGAATTGA